DNA from Triplophysa dalaica isolate WHDGS20190420 chromosome 9, ASM1584641v1, whole genome shotgun sequence:
AATTACAAATCCATCCTCAGCAATAATCTGAAGAAAGTTATATTTAAGGTACTAAATTATtaacttattaaaaataaacagcgaaaaaacaaattctatttaaatatcaacataaaaataaaacaaatgatacaatcagaaaaacataaatgaaaactgattaaaaaaaaatacaaaaatcgacataaacaactaaaaataaagaataaaagctcatcaaaaatattaataaaactacaacgaaactcaaaacaaaactataataaccacAGGTGAGGGGTGTTCTTGAATCATTCGTTCTCCGAAAAAAAGCTGTAATTCTTCTAACTCTTATGACATCCAAGATGTGGGTGATAATgtttaagtaaatattttttaagctgTAACCATTGTTCTTGGTCAATAATATAATGCAAGTCTACAGGTTCATTGTCTTTGAAAGTTAGAAAAAATCCATGCAGCATCTGACGAACATTGTTTACAACATTACTATACCTGTAACCCACAGCCAGATTTTTGACTAGAGCTAAAAATGTTCTATTGAAGGAACAACAAATTGAATAAATTAcaggtcatttttattttccgGTGATCCATCTTTAAAACTTGGTTTAATGAGCTGCTTAACTTCATATTAATaatcataatctaaaaaaaaaaatatctattgTAATACAGATTGTAAAGCAACACAGTGATGGGCTGTATTTATGCAGAATGTCCCAGTTGTGCAGttgatttgacaaaaaaagtttaGTGTAGTGACGGCTGTAAGATGAACTAAACGTATTTGTGTGTTTCCAGGATAAGAATCCAGGCTCTGAACAGCCTAGGCGCAGGTCCCTTTAGCCACACCTTTAAACTGAAGACCAAGCCACTGCCACCTCTTCCTCCACGGCTGGAGTGCACCGCCTCCAGTCACCAGACCCTCAGGCTCAAGTGGGGCGACGGCCCGGCCAAGGCCCAGCCCACCGATTCCTTACAGTACCATCTCCAAATGGAGGATAGAAATGGGAGGTTAGCACCtgcatttatattgtttaagcCTTTCTTAACATCATTTTTCGCCAGAATGTGACCAAATCACAGCCATGTGATGTTTCTGGACAAATAAGATTGAAACACGAGTATTGCGGTTACATATACACGTGGAAAATAATATttgcacccttggtaaatatgagcaaagaaggctttaaaaataaatctgtggtttttagtttttattaaaaaaaaaaaattacaaaattcgtacatttcattcattcaaccTTTGATCATTCATCACAATGGATAAAACCAAATAATGTAGTTCTGATGTACAGCAAAATTAGAACGTGTATtcaaaaggaaatgttttaaacaataaaaaaataattttccaaCATCAGGGAAATAATTAAGAAGTTTTAATGGACTGGAGATGTTGCAAATCTGCCTGAAAGACTATGTGTGTCTATATTGTCTTAATGCATAGCAAAGTGAATAGTCTGAGTGGCCAAAGACCATTTTTCGAGGCATAATTGTCATGCATAATTGTCATGTCACTTTTGTCGAGGCAAAAGTTTGGGACATTATTATATTACACCCGGCTAAAACAGTGTTAGTGTGCCAGCtgctttaaattacattttctctGCATTTTACACATTGAGGAGTGTTAGAGAAATGAGCTCCGTGTCAtcagtttcagtttttataagTGTGTAATATTGTGGATTTTATAGAGTTCAGCTCAGTTAACAGTGTTcttctctgtctgtttctgtcatTGTGTCTTCTTGAAGGTTTATATTCTTGTATAAAGGACCCTGCCATACTCACAAAGTGCAGAGGCTGAATGAGTCTACCTCGTACACTTTCCGCATCCAGGCCTTTAATGAGGCGGGCGAGGGTCCCTTCTCAACTGTTTACACCTTCACAACCCCCCGCTCACCGCCTGCGCCCCTCAAAGGTACAGCCGTCTGAAACATACTAACCCTATAAATCCATCAGACGACTTTTCCTTTAAACAAgcttttttatcaaacaaattATATCTTATGTTTAGCGTATGTAGAATATGGTATTTAATGGGTTTTGATGCAAAATTGTTTGAGTAATGTATACTATGTGTGGAGAGCCTTTACTCAACATCTAAATCTCATTTTTGGCGTGGTGGCTTTTAGAAGGTTTTGCATCTCAACTCatcatatatttaattataatatggTTAAAAGTTGCATATTTAATgggaataaattaaattgtccAAAACCCAACAGTAAGCAATTTTgaccagtttttttttcaattagaCAATTTTTGGGGCGAAAATGTGCCTCACTGACAAAAATAATACCAAGATATGATGGCAAGATTATTAATTATAGGAATAAAAAGATCAGAAGATTAGGACGGCAAAATATTgaggaaaaatacaataatgTTTCTTGCCgataatgtaatatataatgtaatataaatgtaaatatgttacgtttataaaaatgtaaaaaatatatatatattgttttaattaattgaaattgttaaaatatatttaatggtccagtgtgtgaattttaacggcatctagtggtgaggttgctcAACCCTcactttcaaagcactacggtggctgacacaagattaagatgtcgtcacattttcactCATTAGCCGAATGAGatgacgtatttacaaaacgctctgtagagcagtttgtccttttagggctactgtagaaacaacattgtgaattccatgtaaggggacccacggtgtatgtagatagaaataactcattcttaggtaataaaacaaaacacttcattatgtacagtttttaaacaccactgaagacagttatgtatattatatagcatttctcTTAATAGATCCTTTTGTGTCTTTCTCGCTGGAGTTACTGCTATTTGCATCTGCCTAAACATTCTTAACGTATTAAGATAATTCAGTTGTAGCAAACCATTgcacatttgcaatattttggtcatattttattaatttgaaaaaaaaacgaacattcttcaaaatgtattacttttaataaactGAGGTAATGCGTGTAAATGTAAGCATGTCTTTATAGTAACAGCcttaattatttgcacattAGCATTTTGACTTAAATCAAAACAGCATCAAGTAAACATTATAAGAAACACATGCTGTCAGCTCTTAGCCTCTGATGTGTTTAAACatctgtttatgtgtgtttagcTCCTCGTGTGGAGCGTGCGGACGAGTCGTGTGAAGTCAGCTGGGAAACACTGCCACCTATGAAGGGAGACCCCATCATCTACTGTTTGCAGTGCATGCAGGGAAATTCTGACTTCAAACAGGTAACTACACAACTAAGTACCAGCTGCtctaaaagaaaacacaatacCGTATCCCtagatttatacattttaagcaGACATTTTGTGGGGTGAAAacgtggtgtttgtgtgtttcgaCTGGTTGTGTGGTCTTTGCTGTTTGGTTTCCATGGTGTATTTTCATGTCTCTATAGTACAAACTACAGGAAAAGCTACACCCCAAAATTAACGTGTAAGGATTTGGAGTTTtagttattgtatatttaatttcttcatTTGGTAGAAAAGTCCATTATAAACATCCAGACATATGCGCTTAAAGAATCTTTTTAAAAGTAGGTTTAAACTAGATATCTAAATCTCAATCTAAAACCATTCTAATCACCACCTGGCCAGGTGTAACTCATTTATATGCAGGTACAGAGTACTCTGGGATGCTGGGTGTTGGGTAGGACAGTCTAAATGTGTACTAATACAGAATTATGGTGTTCCGATGGACATTAGTGTTGGGTTCAGTGACAGTTATTACATTTAATGCTCAGACCAAATCAAATCCAGCAAATGAAAGATAAGTTTTGCTTGCTCACATGCTATTTGTTCTGTCTTGATATGTTTTGTTAAAGGCTTTGATAATCTCTGTTAAAGAGATTCAGTCTtgaattctgtcctcatttacccATCCTTATGTTTAACaaatgtgtgactttcttccatACAACGCAAGTTGGCTTTGATTCCAATGTCTGTCTTATCTATACAGTGGAATGAATGAGACGTATGACACAATGCTTTTGTGTGGCTATGGAAGGCATTGTCTGTAAAAGAGCAGCTCTGCAGCAAAACCTCTTTTCTATTCCACACAAAAATCAAATCGTATGGGtttgatgacaacatttttgaaCAAACTGTCCTTTTAAATGTTGGTTCTAGAGCCAGGCAAGATGATAAGCAATATTATCTGTCAGACGCGAGTAAGCAGAAGTGTTTGATCGAAGTTAAAGGTACTCTGCCGTGAGTCTATAAGCGACTGTAGAAATAAGTAAAATGATTGTGTGATGGAAGGGTAAAGTAGCCACGCTTGATCTCTGACTCATCGTCTCCTGCTGTGAGACTGTTTGAGACGGCATGCGTGACAGGAGACTTGTGCGCTTGTGTCAATGCGgcccacacacacatgtgcgGCTATGACTGACTTCATATATTAATATTCTATATCCATctgccttaaaaaaaattggttgcACTTTATATTCATCATTAACTAATTgcttattaaaatacatattgatTGTATTTTCATATGTATAAGGCACATATGTATGCGTGACAATATTCTAGATCccttaatcctacccaatacctaaacctagaAATTACCTTATAAGCAGTATTTAGGAGTTTACAGAGGTACAAGTGGAAGTTAATAGCTGGTTTAAAGTGAGAATTAcgtaattacaaaataaaaaagtgataaATGGACCCTAATCTAAAGCGAGACAAAAAATGGATAATAGAATTGAATTATAAATCTTGTTTTCACTAGTTAATTCGGACTACATCTTTTCTACATATCGATGAAATATTTTGGCTTATAAAGCTTCCCATAACAATATCTAACCCCTGTATTGTTTATGCTAAATTCTTCACAGATCTACAAGGGCTCGGCCACCTCCTTCCATTTCTCCAACATGAGTTCGTCGGTGGAGTACCGCTTCCGCGTCTGCGCCATCCGCCAGTGCCAGGACGCTCCTGAAATCATGGGCGCCTACAGCTCCACGGTCATCCTGCTCCCGCCTCGCGTCGAACCCCCAGCGACCTCCTCTGGCGCTGGGTCCAAATCCTCAGAGGCCCAGAAGCCAAAACGCAGCCTGACGGACGAACAGTTCTCTTTCCTCATCATCGCCCTGTTGGCTGTGACCTCCATACTCATCGCGGTCGCCATCCAGTACTTTGTCATCGAATGAGCCGCGGTGCTCTGAGACCACGCCGTCCGAGccagtttttcttttctgtggatttttcttttcttttggttcGTTTTTGTGTTCCGGCATCAGCGTCGAGGAGCCGCCTGAAGGGAAAGAATGAGAAAAGGAAATTGTGTAGAATTTCGTTCTATcgttctgtttctctctccgCCGTCCCTTTTTTCTCTCCGCGCATGATGTAGAAATGAACGGCGCTCCCTCTCGTCACGCTTGGTTAATTGAAGGATCAGCAGCGAAGCGTAAGGCTCGCGGCGTTTGTTGTGTAGTCGTAGcctttatttatacatgtagtGCAAGTTGCGATTATTATCGGTCAGTTACATAGGTTACGTCCCGGGCCTGGGACTGAGGGCCAGGGACTACACTATCAGAAAGGGGATATCTCTCTCGGAAGCACATGGGAGTAGACCCTGTCGGGGTCTCGAGGGACCGAGCATTCCCTGGGAGATGAAGCGAGAAAGGTCGTTAGCATTTAAAGTTGATTTAGCACTTTCCTCAGAACTCTTTGATGTTCAGAATGTGTAAAGGATGCAAAAATAACTAAAGAATTGTTAGTATATTTTTGTACAGTGTGATACGAGGACCTGTTGGCTTAGCATGGGAGACTATGAAAACCAAACTAACAGCTTAATAGATCTTTTTACTATCACGTACGTATACTGTAGCTTGTTTTACGATCAAGCGACTGCTTTGCTCGGAAATATCGTCGTTCGGCACAAACATTGTACGCTTCTCGGAAACCTTTCCTTCAGTTTGCACCTTAGtgagaagagaaaaaaaatttTCTTGGATGCGTCTTGATCTTGTGATGCGTTTGTATGGATCATGTTTTCCAGTTGTGCAAGCCCTCAATGTgttttggctgtttttaaaatcaatttgttcGTGAAATGGTTGATTCAAAAAATGTTGATGTAGTCATGTAgtattttcttaatttctctGATGTTTTTTCACTTTCGTGTTATATCAtttacttttaacattttttttttttatgtaatcatGAGAGTATTAAATATAGGACTAAATATTCATTTCTAGATATCCTTGATTTCTCCTTTAAATCACATGTTtgagctttattttttatacgaAAACCTTTATGTTGAATTGTGTCCGGCAGAGAAATTAAGAAAAGCGCAAGAGACTAAATGCGAACAGCAGTAATGAATTGAGTTGATTCTACATGTACTTCctgtgaatttaaattttttgcctttttctctgtgtgttgagTCTCGTGACCGATTGCCGATGCTGTGTGACGGCAGCGTGACAATACGGTCGTTTGGTTTTGTGTCGTGCTTGGTTTTGAGCATACGAGTGGTGTCGCAAATGTTAACAGCTACAGGTACCTTGCAAATGTCTTGAATGGAAATGAATTACATGATTTGGTCTAATAGATATTCTGCAGATGTCTTCTGTTTATCATTGAAGGAAAAAATCTCAAATTCCTATTTTTGATagtgaaaaaatgtaattgcaaaGTGTGCCATTTTAACATCTCCCTACCATGGTATGCCTCTACGATTGGTTATTGGGAGAAATCtacaaaaaatcaataaaatatgcACAAAAAATGAGaccatttttatgtaattttaatgtttgCAGTTACCTCATACACCGTACATTCCAAAAGAGAAAATTTGTTATAGTATACATATTACCAGACATATCACTTTAAAGACGTTCGTTATCAGATAGAAAATGtataatcatatatatatatatataatcatatatatatatatatatatatatatatatatatatatatatatatatatatatatgtatctAAAGTGTGTCTGTATAGTCATAATATTTACAGACGGCTCCATGCACAATAAAAGATTTATAATTCTTAACTGtcttgaaaatgttttcctgAATGTTGAAATGTCGTTTTAACTCTCAGTGGCGgtgttttatatttcaagtaGTTGTCATTCAAAAATTGTGTAGTGTTATTAAGATTTGGTGACAAAAGACGTATTTTGAAGTATTACAATGAAGGTGTGGATTaactattttgtttttatgaagctTTTTCTGtaacacaattatttttttggCGTTACTTTCGAACTTAACAAAGCACAGTAACAGTGCAGTGCTCATGAGACAAGAGTCTTAAATCCACACGTATCCAACATATTTAAAAGTTGCATAACAGTTTGGGGTTGTCCTGTATTTCTGTGAAGTATTGGGGTGACTTGTTCCTAAAGAGGTGTCTTGCAGTAATTGTAGCTACACCAACACGTCTACTGTGTTTGGATATTAAACGAACACATACCGCCGTTGAAAGATCAAATcaaaattaatttcattattataatttttatttcattctacGAACTAGTAACAATATTtatcccaaatttcaaataagaaatttgtttatatttgcatttatttgcaggaaaGTGGAAAATCTGTTCAAAATAACGAAAATAacttttcagacctcaaatgcaaagaaaacaagttcatatacACTtcacagtaatatttctacgtGTAAAGCtggattttatcacagttttcatatGTCTTGTAATGCTATcatgctgttggatgactttgaggttgaaattcaacagacacaggactggaatggccacaatacatctagaaatgctgataaaattcaaatttgaaatggtctcttaatttttttccacggctgtaaaTTTGAGTCCTTACAGATCCACACATAGGACGGTTCCTTCGGTTTTGTACAGATGTTTTTCATGCACAAGGCAAAAGTTTAAATACACTAGATAAGACAAATGAGAGGGTGTCCTTCTAGTTCTCTTTGGTCAACAGAGACTCGAGGTGCATATGCATCCGTGATCCGTCAAATATATCAATGAAAAGTCTAAAATGaaagtctagcgcaacctctgctCATCTGTCTGTAAAGGGACATTAAAGCATTAACCCtactgcaaggacagtaagGAGCATAAAGAAACCTCATGTAAAATAAtggaatacattttctttcatcatCAGCCACTATATATTGTGGAAGACAAAGATTTTCTGTGAAAATGTTCAATTGTCAATTCATGAAAATGTCTCTTCTCTTAATTTGAACTTTATAAATAATGCTActgagaaagcttcaaatagctATTGTAATCGGCTATCGGTATCGGTcgatacagctttcagtgatcgaggaTCGGTGACCGGCACTAAGAATACTGATTGGAGCATCCCTAGTCAAAAGAGTTCACCCTTACATCTCTCCGAATAGAAGATATGACTATATTTAAAACGTTACGAAACGTTTGATAAGAAAAgcaaaatcttaaaatcaagCCATCATTTCAGCCAGAAATTGGTAAATCTGAtcatagatactgtatatatacatagaCGCTCATTAGATGTAGTTTCTGTGGGCTAGTATACGCACAGTAAATCATCTAGCATACTGAAACAGTTTATTGAAACGGTCAACACATTCTCACCGGTGGTAATATAAATCTCACATTAAAATgtctcatttaaataaactgcaaTTACAAACTAACACGTGCCGTTCCAAATCGGTGAATTTGGTGGTATGTCTGGAGTGGTCGAATGTGGCATCTATGTATACATCTCTATGCATCAGACACACAAccctgtaaatgtaaatgtctctgCTAATTTAACTGGGATATAATAtacttaaacacaaaaaaagaaaccaaatTTGGACAACTATGTTGAGCTGTAACACAAAGTATATTGTGTAAACGTCTAATGATGTAATTACATGAATCAAGAGCTCTGTGTTCATTCAAATGAACATGAAAAGCTCCACCTCTTGGTACTGTCATGTCCTTGTAAGTCTACGCTGTCTCCACCTCTTGTGATCTCACTATTTAATTAAGATTTGGACAAAGTGATGTTTTGCACGCACACAGTGGATGGTGTCATCTTTGAGCACGATATCCACAAGCCCAATTCCTCTCATCCCTTCAAGCACACAGCCTTGTATTGCAAACAGATCTTTTCATCCTCATCGTCTTGTAGAGATCTTTAATTTTTGAATCCCTCCCACCAAGCAACTCGCGATATTGATCAACATGGATGAGTTTATGGATGACCACCATTGGGAAGACTCTCTGTTCCCGACTTCCACCCTCATCCCGGTCACCATCATTTGCCTACTCCTTTTCATCGTCGGTGTGACCGGCAACACCATGACCATCCTCCTCATCCAGCGCTTCAAGGACATGAAGACCACCACCAACCTGTACCTCTCCAGCATGGCCGTATCAGACCTGGTCATCTTCCTCACCCTCCCCTTTGACCTGTACCGCCTCTGGAAGTACGTCCCCTGGGTCTTCGGCGAGCTGGTTTGTCGTCTGTCGCACTACCTCCACGAGGGTTGCACTAACGCTACCATCCTCCACATAACTGTACTGAGCATGGAGCGTTACCTGGCCATCTGCTTCCCTTTTAAAGCCAAGGCTGCCATCAGCAAACGTAGGGTCAAGTATGTCATTCTGGCACTGTGGGGCTTCGCCTTGCTATCTGCCTCTCCGATGTTCTTCCTGATGGGTGTGGAATATGAGAACGAGACTGTGCTTGACCCCAACACACGCCAGTGCAAGCACACACGCTACGCCATCGACTCCGGGCTTCTCCACACCACCATCTGGGTGTCGACCGCTTACTTCTTCTGCCCCATGTTTTGTCTGCTTTGTCTGTATGGGGCAATCGGACGCAAGTTGTGGAAGAGCCGTCATGAGCTTCATGGGCCTAACGCAGAGGCCAGACAGAGGGTTCACCGACAGACTGTTAAGATCCTGGGTGAGTGTTTCTCTGTAGCCACGGTTCTTTAAGATGATGAAGAGAGTTTGCTTTAGGGTTCAGTAACGTATGagacacatttgttttggattatTGTCATGTAGGGGGGTTTGAAAGATTAGTTTTATTTGAGTgggaaaaaattataataaaaaattaatgacagaatgttcatatataataaaaatagggtaaaagaggaaaaaataagTTTCCATGAGTGATATTCTCATCTAGGACTGTTTACACActcacaaagatatttatatcaAAGTTGATTTTATTTGAAGAGGAAACACATCTAGCCTGCTAACAGGTTTACAGATTAGCCTACTTTATATCTTTCTAGTTAAAAAAGTAGTCTCTTTTTTCATTCTCATTACCAATACAGGTAGTTTTATGCAATTTTAAACATCTTACATGAataattttctattaaaatgtactttattaATGTCTTATTACTGTACTTATGattaataaacatgatttaGCAAAACATCCCATGGCATTGTTAGAACTGGTTATGGTAATGACACGTTTTAAGGCATTTTTTTGTTGtcaaaaatgttcacatttgtgttataacgtcagtaaaaaaatgtaatgaatatcatgaattaaaagaaaatgtgttgaTGCATGTGTTTCAAGAAAATCATCTTGAAACCTGGATTTCATGAGATCATGAGAGtcatttaacatttagtcattaacaTCATTGTCAGCAAAAAATCAATATGATAGTTGAAAtcatttaacacattaaaaatgtgacGCAATGCTGACACACTGCCGCAAACAGTCTGAGCGCTATAGCTGAAAAGCTGCTAACCGCATCGTGACAGTGTAGGCTACTGTCTGTGTACTAATATTTTGTAGAGATGCAATGATGTCATTTGATTCATACAATTCAGTTCCACGTAGTCTTGCAAAGAGTTAAGATATTAGAAAAAAGTGCATATACGTGTAATTGATAAAAGAATGTACATGTGGTTGATAACACAAAATGACTTCAGTTTCTTGTTTTACACACTTTATTTCATATAACCCCTTgctaatgtttttgtaatgttccAGTTATCTGTTTGTTTGGCAAAATTTTAATTagccaaacaaaaaacaaacccGTTTAAGCGTAAGCAGGAAAAGACCTATGAaagcttttcaaataaataGTTTACTTTACGTTCTTTTTGTATGATTTTGACCAGCAAACTATGTGTAATTAAGAACTGGTGTAAAAGGAAGAAACAAAAGAATTTCTGTCTGTAAGGATTTTTTTGGTCACCCTATTAAAATTACTGGGTCTTACCTGgccacctttaaaaaaaatctggctACGTCCCTAATTGATAGATAAGTGAATGGGTGAAGAAGACCAAAATGAGTGACTGAATGCGCCGCTTGCgtaatataacatttctgcgcattacatttataacatgcaaaaattatatattgatCAGTTTGGCAGTCGCACTGCTGGGTCCTTAAGAAAAACGTGTCGCACTGGCAGGAAAAACAGTCGCAAACAATATCGGATATGTGTCACACTTAAAAGATGTAAGGGGGCGTCAAAAAATTTGGATATAGTCACAAAAACGAAATCGAGCATCAAGAACTGCAGTGTAAATGCAGCTTTAGTCGCGGTCTAGAGCTCTGGAACGTTTACAACGTGTACATATTGCACTTCTTACAAATGGAACTTTGTTACAAACATTATTTCCTAGTTATAATAGAGTATATTTTATACAGATCTTAAGATGCTTTGGTTAATATGACCAATCG
Protein-coding regions in this window:
- the mlnr gene encoding motilin receptor, with translation MDEFMDDHHWEDSLFPTSTLIPVTIICLLLFIVGVTGNTMTILLIQRFKDMKTTTNLYLSSMAVSDLVIFLTLPFDLYRLWKYVPWVFGELVCRLSHYLHEGCTNATILHITVLSMERYLAICFPFKAKAAISKRRVKYVILALWGFALLSASPMFFLMGVEYENETVLDPNTRQCKHTRYAIDSGLLHTTIWVSTAYFFCPMFCLLCLYGAIGRKLWKSRHELHGPNAEARQRVHRQTVKILAVVVLVFAVCWLPYHIGRFLFTHVDDYHSARLSQDFNVASMVLFYFSASVNPVLYNLMSNKYRSAVIRLFVLPRILHHRPDQRHLSSRDDITACTETFTGVKETIVSTVSH